Proteins from a genomic interval of Tachyglossus aculeatus isolate mTacAcu1 chromosome 8, mTacAcu1.pri, whole genome shotgun sequence:
- the UBE2C gene encoding ubiquitin-conjugating enzyme E2 C isoform X1 — MASQNRDPSAAAASAAHKGPEPPGAAARGSVGKRLQQELMTLMMSGDKGISAFPESDNLFRWVGTIHGAVGTVYEDLRYKLSLEFPSGYPYNAPTVKFVTPCYHPNVDTQGNICLDILKDKWSALYDVRTILLSIQSLLGEPNIDSPLNTHAAELWKNPTAFKKYLRETYPKQTSGQEP; from the exons ATGGCCTCGCAGAACCGCGatccctccgccgccgccgccagcgcCGCCCACAAAGGGCCCGAGCCCCCGGGGGCCGCCGCCCGGGGCTCCGTCGGCAAGAG GTTGCAGCAGGAGCTGATGACGCTGATG ATGTCCGGCGACAAGGGCATCTCCGCCTTCCCCGAGTCGGACAACCTCTTCCGATGGGTCGGGACCATCCACGGGGCCGTGGGCACG gTGTACGAAGACCTGCGCTACAAGCTGTCCCTGGAGTTCCCCAGCGGGTACCCCTACAATGCCCCCACGGTGAAGTTCGTCACCCCCTGTTACCACCCGAACGTCGACACCCAGGGCAACATCTGCCTGGACATCCTCAAGGACAAGTGGTCGGCCCTGTACGACGTCCGGACCATCCTGCTGTCCATCCAGAGCCTGCTGGGAG AGCCCAACATCGACAGCCCCCTGAACACCCACGCCGCCGAACTCTGGAAGAATCCCACGG CCTTCAAGAAGTACCTGCGAGAAACTTACCCGAAGCAAACGAGCGGCCAGGAGCCCTGA
- the UBE2C gene encoding ubiquitin-conjugating enzyme E2 C isoform X2, with amino-acid sequence MASQNRDPSAAAASAAHKGPEPPGAAARGSVGKRLQQELMTLMMSGDKGISAFPESDNLFRWVGTIHGAVGTVYEDLRYKLSLEFPSGYPYNAPTVKFVTPCYHPNVDTQGNICLDILKDKWSALYDVRTILLSIQSLLGAFKKYLRETYPKQTSGQEP; translated from the exons ATGGCCTCGCAGAACCGCGatccctccgccgccgccgccagcgcCGCCCACAAAGGGCCCGAGCCCCCGGGGGCCGCCGCCCGGGGCTCCGTCGGCAAGAG GTTGCAGCAGGAGCTGATGACGCTGATG ATGTCCGGCGACAAGGGCATCTCCGCCTTCCCCGAGTCGGACAACCTCTTCCGATGGGTCGGGACCATCCACGGGGCCGTGGGCACG gTGTACGAAGACCTGCGCTACAAGCTGTCCCTGGAGTTCCCCAGCGGGTACCCCTACAATGCCCCCACGGTGAAGTTCGTCACCCCCTGTTACCACCCGAACGTCGACACCCAGGGCAACATCTGCCTGGACATCCTCAAGGACAAGTGGTCGGCCCTGTACGACGTCCGGACCATCCTGCTGTCCATCCAGAGCCTGCTGGGAG CCTTCAAGAAGTACCTGCGAGAAACTTACCCGAAGCAAACGAGCGGCCAGGAGCCCTGA